A stretch of the Ptychodera flava strain L36383 chromosome 18, AS_Pfla_20210202, whole genome shotgun sequence genome encodes the following:
- the LOC139117689 gene encoding LOW QUALITY PROTEIN: heat shock 70 kDa protein-like (The sequence of the model RefSeq protein was modified relative to this genomic sequence to represent the inferred CDS: inserted 2 bases in 1 codon) yields the protein MEGSTDRNTEGSTEGTLRELYYNPKTGFGGVQKLYDAARSSGLKITKKEYFLGKSELTDIPXSPGGVPQIEVTFDVDANGILNVSAVDKSTDKANKITITYDKGRLSKEEIERLVHDFEKYKNEDEAPRGRISAKNNLESYCFKMKNTVEDEKLKDKISEEDKTKIIEKCQEVITWLDSNQTAEKDEYEDRLKEIEGICKPIITKLYQATGGQGMPGGMPGGMPGDFSGANAGANEGGSAGPTIEEVD from the exons atggaagGCTCTACCGATAGGAACACCGAAGGTTctaccgaaggtactcttagagaattatattacaacccgaaaactggttttggaggtgtacaaaaattatatgatgcAGCACGCTCCAGCGGGCTAAaaattactaagaaagag TattttttgggaaaatctgAACTGACTGATATCCC CAGCCCTGGTGGTGTGCCGCAGATCGAAGTAACATTTGACGTAGATGCCAACGGTATCCTGAATGTGTCTGCTGTAGACAAGAGCACCGATAAAGCAAATAAGATCACCATCACGTATGACAAAG GACGTTTGTCAAAGGAAGAGATTGAACGTTTGGTGCACGATTTCGAGAAGTACAAGAATGAAGATGAAGCTCCAAGGGGGAGAATTTCGGCCAAGAACAATCTGGAGAGCTattgtttcaaaatgaagaacaCTGTTGAAGATGAGAAGCTGAAAGACAAGATCAGCGAAGAGGATAAGACAAAGATAATTGAAAAGTGTCAAGAAGTCATCACTTGGCTGGACAGCAACCAG ACTGCAGAAAAGGATGAATATGAAGATAGGCTAAAAGAAATAGAAGGCATATGCAAACCCATCATCACTAAGCTATACCAGGCTACAGGTGGCCAGGGAATGCCAGGTGGTATGCCAGGAGGTATGCCTGGAGATTTCAGTGGCGCTAACGCTGGTGCAAACGAAGGTGGCAGTGCCGGCCCAACAATTGAAGAAGTTGACTAA